The Desmodus rotundus isolate HL8 chromosome 3, HLdesRot8A.1, whole genome shotgun sequence genome includes a region encoding these proteins:
- the C1R gene encoding complement C1r subcomponent isoform X2, whose translation MWLLYLLVSILFCKVGGSIPISQELFGEVTSPLYPKPYPNNFETTTVLTVPTGYRVKLVFWQFDLEPSEGCFYDYVKISADKKTLGRFCGQLGSPLGNPPGKKEFISEGNKMLLTFHTDFSNEENGTIMFYKGFLAYYQAVDLDECASQRNTVEENLQPQCQHLCHNYVGGYFCSCRPGYELQKDGYSCQVECSRELYTEPSGYVSSLEYPQPYPPDLRCNYSIRVERGYTIHLKFLEPFEIDDHQQVHCPYDQLQIYANGRNIGEFCGKQRPTDLDTSSNSVDLLFFTDESGDSRGWKLHYTTSIIKCPQPKPLDEFTIIQNLQSQYQFRDYFIATCKQGYQLVEGDQVLLSFTAVCQDDGTWHRAMPRCKIKDCGQPRSLRNGGFNYTTTKGVTTYQARIQYYCHEPYYKMKTRDGSSEAEQGTYTCTAQGIWKNEREGEKIPRCLPVCGKPVNPVVEKQRIIGGKNAQMGNFPWQAFNNIHGRGGGALLGDRWILTAAHTLYPKEQNTQTNASIDVFLGDINVEEIKKRGNHPVRRVSIHPTYRKDDAHNFEGDIALLELENSVTLGPNLLPICLPDNDTFYEKGRMGYVSGFGITEEKLADHLRYVRLPVAERTACKRWLTSQKSHDVFSENMFCAGDPSEKQDSCQGDSGGVFAVRDRDGRWVATGIVSWGLGCGRGYGFYTKLLSYVDWIKKEMEEEG comes from the exons AT GTGGCTTTTATACCTTCTGGTGTCCATCCTGTTCTGCAAGGTGGGAGGCTCCATCCCCATTTCTCAGGAGCTCTTTGGGGAGGTGACGTCCCCTCTGTACCCCAAGCCTTACCCAAACAACTTTGAGACAACCACTGTGCTCACAGTCCCCACGGGATACAGGGTGAAGCTCGTCTTCTGGCAGTTTGACCTGGAGCCTTCTGAAGGTTGTTTCTATGACTATGTCAAG ATCTCTGCTGATAAGAAAACCCTGGGGAGGTTCTGTGGCCAGCTGGGTTCCCCACTGGGCAACCCCCCaggaaagaaggagtttatatcCGAAGGAAACAAGATGCTGCTGACCTTCCACACAGACTTCTCCAATGAGGAGAATGGCACCATCATGTTCTACAAGGGCTTTCTGGCCTACTACCAAGCCGTGG ACCTTGATGAATGTGCTTCCCAGCGAAACACGGTTGAGGAGAATCTCCAGCCCCAGTGCCAACACCTTTGTCACAACTACGTTGGTGGCTACTTCTGTTCCTGCCGTCCAGGCTATGAGCTTCAGAAGGATGGATATTCCTGCCAGG TCGAGTGCAGCAGAGAGCTGTACACAGAGCCATCAGGCTACGTGTCCAGCCTGGAGTATCCCCAGCCCTACCCCCCTGACCTGCGCTGCAACTACAGCATCCGGGTGGAGCGGGGCTACACCATCCACCTCAAGTTCCTAGAGCCTTTTGAAATCGATGACCACCAGCAAGTACACTGCCCCTATGACCAGCTACAG ATCTATGCCAATGGGAGGAACATCGGCGAGTTCTGTGGGAAGCAAAGACCCACTGACCTTGACACCAGCAGCAATTCTGTGGATCTGCTGTTCTTCACAGATGAGTCAGGGGACAGCCGGGGCTGGAAGCTGCATTACACCACTTCAA TCATCAAGTGCCCCCAGCCGAAACCCCTGGACGAGttcaccatcattcagaacctgCAGTCTCAGTACCAGTTCCGTGACTACTTCATTGCCACCTGCAAACAAGGCTACCAGCTGGTGGAG GGGGACCAGGTGCTGCTCTCCTTCACAGCTGTCTGCCAGGATGACGGCACATGGCATCGAGCCATGCCCAGGTGCAAGA TCAAGGACTGTGGGCAGCCCCGAAGCCTGCGTAATGGGGGTTTCAATTATACCACCACGAAGGGAGTAACCACCTACCAGGCCCGTATCCAGTACTACTGCCATGAGCCATATTACAAGATGAAGACCAGAGACGGTAGCAGTGAGGCTGAGCAAG GAACATATACCTGCACAGCCCAGGGCATTTGGAAGAATGAACGGGAAGGAGAGAAGATTCCTCGGTGTTTGCCAG TGTGTGGGAAACCCGTCAACCCTGTGGTAGAGAAGCAGCGAATCATTGGAGGGAAAAATGCCCAGATGGGCAACTTCCCCTGGCAGGCGTTCAACAACATCCATGGCCGAGGGGGTGGAGCCCTGCTGGGCGACCGCTGGATCCTCACAGCTGCTCACACCCTCTACCCTAAGGAGCAAAACACACAAACCAATGCCAGCATTGATGTATTCCTGGGCGACATAAATGTGGAGGAGATCAAGAAACGAGGAAACCATCCAGTCCGCAGGGTCAGCATCCACCCAACCTACCGCAAGGATGATGCCCACAATTTTGAGGGGGACATTGCCCTTCTGGAACTGGAAAATAGTGTCACCTTGGGCCCCAACCTCCTCCCTATCTGCCTCCCTGACAATGATACCTTCTATGAGAAGGGCCGCATGGGCTATGTCAGTGGCTTTGGGATAACAGAGGAAAAGCTTGCTGACCATCTCAGATATGTCCGTCTGCCTGTAGCTGAGCGAACGGCATGTAAGAGGTGGCTCACGAGCCAAAAGAGCCACGATGTGTTCTCTGAAAACATGTTCTGTGCTGGGGACCCATCTGAAAAGCAGGATAGCTGTCAGGGGGATAGTGGAGGGGTTTTTGCAGTGAGGGATAGGGATGGCCGCTGGGTGGCCACTGGCATAGTGTCCTGGGGCCTTGGGTGTGGTCGAGGGTACGGCTTCTACACAAAATTACTCAGCTATGTGGACTGGATCaagaaagagatggaggaggagggctgA
- the C1R gene encoding complement C1r subcomponent isoform X1: MDRKENAQRWLLYLLVSILFCKVGGSIPISQELFGEVTSPLYPKPYPNNFETTTVLTVPTGYRVKLVFWQFDLEPSEGCFYDYVKISADKKTLGRFCGQLGSPLGNPPGKKEFISEGNKMLLTFHTDFSNEENGTIMFYKGFLAYYQAVDLDECASQRNTVEENLQPQCQHLCHNYVGGYFCSCRPGYELQKDGYSCQVECSRELYTEPSGYVSSLEYPQPYPPDLRCNYSIRVERGYTIHLKFLEPFEIDDHQQVHCPYDQLQIYANGRNIGEFCGKQRPTDLDTSSNSVDLLFFTDESGDSRGWKLHYTTSIIKCPQPKPLDEFTIIQNLQSQYQFRDYFIATCKQGYQLVEGDQVLLSFTAVCQDDGTWHRAMPRCKIKDCGQPRSLRNGGFNYTTTKGVTTYQARIQYYCHEPYYKMKTRDGSSEAEQGTYTCTAQGIWKNEREGEKIPRCLPVCGKPVNPVVEKQRIIGGKNAQMGNFPWQAFNNIHGRGGGALLGDRWILTAAHTLYPKEQNTQTNASIDVFLGDINVEEIKKRGNHPVRRVSIHPTYRKDDAHNFEGDIALLELENSVTLGPNLLPICLPDNDTFYEKGRMGYVSGFGITEEKLADHLRYVRLPVAERTACKRWLTSQKSHDVFSENMFCAGDPSEKQDSCQGDSGGVFAVRDRDGRWVATGIVSWGLGCGRGYGFYTKLLSYVDWIKKEMEEEG; encoded by the exons atggacagaaaggaaaatgccCAGCG GTGGCTTTTATACCTTCTGGTGTCCATCCTGTTCTGCAAGGTGGGAGGCTCCATCCCCATTTCTCAGGAGCTCTTTGGGGAGGTGACGTCCCCTCTGTACCCCAAGCCTTACCCAAACAACTTTGAGACAACCACTGTGCTCACAGTCCCCACGGGATACAGGGTGAAGCTCGTCTTCTGGCAGTTTGACCTGGAGCCTTCTGAAGGTTGTTTCTATGACTATGTCAAG ATCTCTGCTGATAAGAAAACCCTGGGGAGGTTCTGTGGCCAGCTGGGTTCCCCACTGGGCAACCCCCCaggaaagaaggagtttatatcCGAAGGAAACAAGATGCTGCTGACCTTCCACACAGACTTCTCCAATGAGGAGAATGGCACCATCATGTTCTACAAGGGCTTTCTGGCCTACTACCAAGCCGTGG ACCTTGATGAATGTGCTTCCCAGCGAAACACGGTTGAGGAGAATCTCCAGCCCCAGTGCCAACACCTTTGTCACAACTACGTTGGTGGCTACTTCTGTTCCTGCCGTCCAGGCTATGAGCTTCAGAAGGATGGATATTCCTGCCAGG TCGAGTGCAGCAGAGAGCTGTACACAGAGCCATCAGGCTACGTGTCCAGCCTGGAGTATCCCCAGCCCTACCCCCCTGACCTGCGCTGCAACTACAGCATCCGGGTGGAGCGGGGCTACACCATCCACCTCAAGTTCCTAGAGCCTTTTGAAATCGATGACCACCAGCAAGTACACTGCCCCTATGACCAGCTACAG ATCTATGCCAATGGGAGGAACATCGGCGAGTTCTGTGGGAAGCAAAGACCCACTGACCTTGACACCAGCAGCAATTCTGTGGATCTGCTGTTCTTCACAGATGAGTCAGGGGACAGCCGGGGCTGGAAGCTGCATTACACCACTTCAA TCATCAAGTGCCCCCAGCCGAAACCCCTGGACGAGttcaccatcattcagaacctgCAGTCTCAGTACCAGTTCCGTGACTACTTCATTGCCACCTGCAAACAAGGCTACCAGCTGGTGGAG GGGGACCAGGTGCTGCTCTCCTTCACAGCTGTCTGCCAGGATGACGGCACATGGCATCGAGCCATGCCCAGGTGCAAGA TCAAGGACTGTGGGCAGCCCCGAAGCCTGCGTAATGGGGGTTTCAATTATACCACCACGAAGGGAGTAACCACCTACCAGGCCCGTATCCAGTACTACTGCCATGAGCCATATTACAAGATGAAGACCAGAGACGGTAGCAGTGAGGCTGAGCAAG GAACATATACCTGCACAGCCCAGGGCATTTGGAAGAATGAACGGGAAGGAGAGAAGATTCCTCGGTGTTTGCCAG TGTGTGGGAAACCCGTCAACCCTGTGGTAGAGAAGCAGCGAATCATTGGAGGGAAAAATGCCCAGATGGGCAACTTCCCCTGGCAGGCGTTCAACAACATCCATGGCCGAGGGGGTGGAGCCCTGCTGGGCGACCGCTGGATCCTCACAGCTGCTCACACCCTCTACCCTAAGGAGCAAAACACACAAACCAATGCCAGCATTGATGTATTCCTGGGCGACATAAATGTGGAGGAGATCAAGAAACGAGGAAACCATCCAGTCCGCAGGGTCAGCATCCACCCAACCTACCGCAAGGATGATGCCCACAATTTTGAGGGGGACATTGCCCTTCTGGAACTGGAAAATAGTGTCACCTTGGGCCCCAACCTCCTCCCTATCTGCCTCCCTGACAATGATACCTTCTATGAGAAGGGCCGCATGGGCTATGTCAGTGGCTTTGGGATAACAGAGGAAAAGCTTGCTGACCATCTCAGATATGTCCGTCTGCCTGTAGCTGAGCGAACGGCATGTAAGAGGTGGCTCACGAGCCAAAAGAGCCACGATGTGTTCTCTGAAAACATGTTCTGTGCTGGGGACCCATCTGAAAAGCAGGATAGCTGTCAGGGGGATAGTGGAGGGGTTTTTGCAGTGAGGGATAGGGATGGCCGCTGGGTGGCCACTGGCATAGTGTCCTGGGGCCTTGGGTGTGGTCGAGGGTACGGCTTCTACACAAAATTACTCAGCTATGTGGACTGGATCaagaaagagatggaggaggagggctgA